Proteins encoded together in one Microplitis mediator isolate UGA2020A chromosome 7, iyMicMedi2.1, whole genome shotgun sequence window:
- the LOC130672166 gene encoding uncharacterized protein LOC130672166, translating to MGRDSRKVSRELRSSEKINKSRSVKRKNVFNPKTAERDESIQSTSSKKLKQNTEDDVPEDSSTEFRIINFIQVFTAISALIKCKKCDGNVVFQTASTRGLGFKIVVACNNCGNEYIPSCSFVGHSYEINRRFIFVMRILGIGYEGLCKFCGLMDMPSFLDKSTHTILLKQILNCSKAVAETFMTKAVNEEKQAMPTTENEDINHLTVSGDGTWQKRGYTSSFGVSSIIGYFTGKILDINIKSAYCKLCEYWKKKTNTVEFEEWYQSHEDVCSANHQGSSGKMEVDAMVEMFSYSETKYGVKYANYIGDGDSKTYSGIIKSDPYENTTVNKKECIGHVQKRMGSRLRTLKSKQKGLGGRGKLTGKLIDKLTVYYGLAIRRHCDSIENMKSAIMATFYHYGSSDEKPNHDMCPKGEESWCSYQRAEARGELDTFSHDYSPLPSDVLKAIKPIYEDLSNENLLSRCVGGFNQNNNESFNQLVWKICPKTDLIVGLILIGMQKEWMLHVSK from the exons atgggacgtgattctagaaaggtttcaagagaacttcggagttctgaaaaaattaataagtcgcgttcagtcaaaagaaagaatgtttttaatccgaaaacagccgaacgtgatgaaagtattcagagtacatcttctaaaaaattaaaacaaaacactgaagatgatgtacctgaagacagcagtactgaatttcgaataataaattttattcaggtattcactgcaatttctgctcttataaaatgtaaaaaatgtgatggaaatgtagtgtttcaaacagcaagtacacgtgggctgggattcaaaattgtagttgcatgtaataactgtggaaatgaatatattccttcctgttctttcgttgggcattcttatgaaataaacagacgtttcatttttgtaatgagaatactaggaataggatacgaaggattgtgcaagttttgcggcctgatggacatgccgtcttttttagataaatctacgcatacaattttactgaaacagattttgaattgtagtaaagccgtcgcagaaaccttcatgacgaaagctgtgaatgaagaaaagcaagcaatgccaacaactgaaaatgaagatataaatcatctaactgtatcgggagatggaacctggcaaaaacggggatatacatcgtcatttggagtttcttctataattggctattttactggaaagattcttgacataaacattaaaagtgcatattgtaagctatgtgagtattggaaaaaaaaaacaaatactgttgagttcgaggaatggtatcaatcgcatgaagatgtgtgttctgctaatcatcaagggtcttctgggaaaatggaggtggatgcgatggtcgaaatgttttcgtattctgaaactaaatatggagttaagtatgccaactatattggtgatggtgactccaagacctattcaggaattataaaatcagatccttacgaaaatacaactgtaaataaaaaggaatgtatagggcatgtccaaaagcggatggggagtcgattacgtacgctgaagagtaaacaaaaaggtcttggtggtcgaggtaagctcacaggaaaattaatagacaaactaactgtgtactatggtttagcaatacgccggcattgtgattctattgaaaatatgaaatctgctataatggcaaccttttatcactacggctcgagtgatgaaaaaccgaatcatgatatgtgtccaaaaggcgaagaatcttggtgctcttaccagcgcgctgaagcaagaggagagcttgataccttttctcacgattattctcctttaccttctgatgttttaaaagctatcaagcctatatacgaagatcttagtaatgaaaatttactttcaagatgtgtaggtggattcaatcagaataataatgaaagctttaaccaactagtatggaaaatatgcccaaaaacg gacttaattgtgggcctaattctcatcggtatgcagaaagaatggatgctgcacgtatcaaagtag